The DNA segment CTGAACGGATCCGGCGCGGTGCTGTCCACCTTGGCCACCTACAGCAACGTGAACGCGGCCGGCGGCTATGTGCAGCGTACGTTCGACGTGTCGGCGTACGCTGGACAGACGGTGACGCTGCGGTTCACCGGCACAGAGGGCAGCATCAAGCAGACGTCCTTCGTCATCGACGACACGGCTCTCACCGCCTCGTAACTGTCGGTGCATGATGAGGCCATGAGCGACTACGACGTGGTGGTTGTCGGCGCCGGCCCGACCGGCGAGAACGTGGCCGACCGGGCGGTCAGGGCCGGCCTGAGCGCGGTGATCGTGGAGAGCGAGCTGGTCGGCGGCGAGTGCTCGTACTGGGCCTGCATGCCGAGCAAGGCGCTGCTGCGGCCGGCCGCCGCGCTGGCCGACGCCAGGGCGGTGGCCGGCGCGCGCGAGGCGGTCACCGGTGGGCTCGACGCGCAGGCCGTGCTGAGCCGGCGCGACGAGTTCACCTCGCACTGGCGCGACGACGGCCAGGTCGGCTGGCTCGACGGTGCCGGCATCACGCTGGTGCGCGGCCACGGCCGGCTGGCCGGCGAGAAGCAGGTGCGGGTCGGCGACCAGACGCTGACCGCACGGCTCGCGGTCGTACTCGCCACTGGGTCCGACGCCGCGGTGCCGCGGATCGACGGCATCGACACCATCGGCGTGTGGACCAGCCGCGAGGCGACCTCGGCGAAGGCCGTGCCGGCGCGGCTCGCGGTGATCGGCGGCGGCGTGGTGGCCTGCGAGATGGCCGCGGCCTGGTCGGCGCTCGGCTCGCGGGTCACCATGCTCGTACGCTCCGGCCTGCTCGGCGGCATGGAGCCGTTCGCCGGTGAGGCGGTCGCGGCCGGCCTGCGCGAGGCCGGCGTGGACGTACGCGTAGGCGTCAACGCGACGAAGGTCGCGCGCGACGGCGCCGTCACGGTCACGCTCGACAACGGTGAGACGCTGGAGTGCGACGAGTTGCTGGTGGCGGCCGGCCGGCGGCCGAAGACCGCCGACCTGGGACTGGAGACGGTCGGCCTCACGCCGGGCTCGTGGCTCGAGGTCGACGACAATTGCCTGGTCGATGGCTTCGACTGGCTCTACGCGGCCGGCGATGTCAATCACCGCGCGCTGCTGACGCACATGGGGAAATACCAGGCGCGCGCGTGTGCTGCCGCGATCGTCGCGGGCGACAGGGCGACGACCGAGCCGTACGCGAAGTGGTCGGCCACCGCTGACCGGACCGCGGTGCCGCAGATCGTCTTCACGCATCCGGAGGTCGCCGCGGTCGGCCTGACCGAGCGACAGGCGCGGGACAACGGTTTGGACGTACGCGCGGTGGAATACGAGATCGGCAACGTCTCCGGCGCGTCGCTTTACGCCGACGGCTACACAGGCACCGCGAAGATGGTGGTGGACGAGCGGCGGAAGGTGGTCGTCGGCGTCACGATGACCGGGCCCAACGTCGGCGAGCTGATCCACGCCGGCACGGTCGCGGTGGTCGGCGAGGTGCCGCTGGAGCGCCTCTGGCACGCCGTACCGTCCTATCCGGCGGTCAGCGAGATCTGGCTCCGCCTCCTGGAGACGTACGGTCTCTAGTGTCACCGACAAACGGACGATGCCGGCACGAGCAGGACCGGCGCGGGCGGCGCCGGCGTGGGTAGGGTGACGAGCATGGCACTGATAACGCCGGGGTTTCGGGGGCGGCGGCGGGATGGTGGCGTCGAGCTGCCACCCGGCCAATATCCGACCGAGGACTTTCCGGTGCTCTCGGCCGGACCGACGCCGCGCGTCCCGGTCGACCGGTGGGAATTCGCGATCCTCACCGAGACCGGCGAGAAACACACGTGGTCGTGGCCGGAGTTGCTGGCACTGCCGAGCCAGACGCCGACCGTCGACATCCACTGCGTCACGAAATGGTCGAAGCTGCGCACCAACTGGCAGGGCGTCTCGCTCGACCTGCTGATGGAAAACGTCGAATCCGCCGCCGACTACGCGGTGATCCACTCGTACGGCGGCTACACGACCAACCTGCCGGTGGAGGATCTGCTCGACGGCCAGGCGTGGATCGCATACCGGTTCGACGGCGACGACCTCGCGCCGGAGCACGGCGGTCCGGCGCGGCTGCTGGTGCCACACCTGTATTTCTGGAAGTCCGCCAAATGGGTCCGCGGCATCGAGCTGACGCTGGCCGACGAGCCGGGTTTCTGGGAGACCGCCGGTTATCACAATTACGGCGATCCGTGGCTTGAGCAGCGTTATCGGGGTGACTGAATGAAATGGCGCGTCGCGACGGTGGTCGAGAGCCGCGCGGAAACGGCCACCGCGCGTACGCTCGTGCTCGACGTGCCGGACTGGCCGGGACATCTCGGCGGCCAGCACGTCGATCTGCGGCTGACCGCCGATGACGGCTATTCGGTGCAGCGCAGCTATTCGCTGGCTTCTCCCGACCGGGTGGAAATCGCCG comes from the Fodinicola acaciae genome and includes:
- a CDS encoding sulfite oxidase-like oxidoreductase → MALITPGFRGRRRDGGVELPPGQYPTEDFPVLSAGPTPRVPVDRWEFAILTETGEKHTWSWPELLALPSQTPTVDIHCVTKWSKLRTNWQGVSLDLLMENVESAADYAVIHSYGGYTTNLPVEDLLDGQAWIAYRFDGDDLAPEHGGPARLLVPHLYFWKSAKWVRGIELTLADEPGFWETAGYHNYGDPWLEQRYRGD
- a CDS encoding dihydrolipoyl dehydrogenase family protein — its product is MSDYDVVVVGAGPTGENVADRAVRAGLSAVIVESELVGGECSYWACMPSKALLRPAAALADARAVAGAREAVTGGLDAQAVLSRRDEFTSHWRDDGQVGWLDGAGITLVRGHGRLAGEKQVRVGDQTLTARLAVVLATGSDAAVPRIDGIDTIGVWTSREATSAKAVPARLAVIGGGVVACEMAAAWSALGSRVTMLVRSGLLGGMEPFAGEAVAAGLREAGVDVRVGVNATKVARDGAVTVTLDNGETLECDELLVAAGRRPKTADLGLETVGLTPGSWLEVDDNCLVDGFDWLYAAGDVNHRALLTHMGKYQARACAAAIVAGDRATTEPYAKWSATADRTAVPQIVFTHPEVAAVGLTERQARDNGLDVRAVEYEIGNVSGASLYADGYTGTAKMVVDERRKVVVGVTMTGPNVGELIHAGTVAVVGEVPLERLWHAVPSYPAVSEIWLRLLETYGL